The following coding sequences lie in one Benincasa hispida cultivar B227 chromosome 6, ASM972705v1, whole genome shotgun sequence genomic window:
- the LOC120079468 gene encoding pentatricopeptide repeat-containing protein At2g34400, with the protein MLRIKASPHLISRYFNFNKTNSKPSPNRQALSEKLNSFLQQCVSIKQLKQIHTQMLTNSIHKPNSFLYKIVDLKDFAYSLDFFSKIVEPTEYSFNVMIRGLAKTWNKSSLALELYYRMKFLGLKPNKLTYPFLFIACSNLLAVENGRVGHCSVIKRGLDEDGHVSHSLITMYARCGQVGDARKVFDEIPEKDLVSWSSMISGYSKMRHAGEAVGLFREMMEAGFQPNEMALVSVLGACGELGDLKLGTWVEEFVVENKMVLNSFMGSALIHMYGKCGDLVSARRIFDSMKKKDKVTWNAMITGYAQNGMSDEAIKLFQDMRMSSTAPDQITLIGILSACASIGALDLGKQVEIYASERGLRDDIYVATALVDMYAKCGSLDNAFRVFYGMPRKNEVSWNAMISALAFHGQAQEALALFKSMINEGGAASPNDITFVGVLSACVHAGLVDEGRRLFHMMSSSFGLVPKIEHYSCMVDLLSRAGHLEEAWDFVKKMPEKPDEVILGALLGACQKRKNIDISERVMKLLLELEPSNSGNYVISSRLYANLRRWDDSARMRMLMKQKGVSKTPGCSWIDINSQLHEFHAGDVLHQEWIEIRQILDLLIDDLRREGYIPNISLL; encoded by the exons ATGCTGAGAATAAAAGCTTCTCCACATCTCATTTCCCGCTATTTCAATTTCAACAAAACAAATTCAAAACCAAGTCCCAATCGTCAAGCTCTTTCCGAAAAGCTCAATTCCTTCTTGCAACAATGTGTAAGCATCAAGCAATTGAAACAAATCCACACCCAGATGCTCACAAACTCAATTCACAAACCCAATTCGTTTCTCTACAAGATCGTCGACCTCAAAGATTTCGCCTATTCCTTGgatttcttctccaaaattgtCGAGCCCACCGAGTACTCTTTCAATGTCATGATTCGTGGTCTCGCGAAAACTTGGAATAAGTCTTCTCTTGCCCTTGAACTCTATTATCGAATGAAATTTCTGGGTTTGAAACCCAATAAGCTCACCTACCCATTTCTGTTTATTGCATGTTCGAATCTTTTGGCTGTTGAAAATGGGCGGGTGGGTCATTGTTCTGTGATTAAACGTGGGTTGGACGAGGATGGTCATGTGAGTCATTCTTTGATTACGATGTATGCGCGATGTGGGCAAGTGGGTGATGCCCGGAAGGTGTTTGATGAAATTCCTGAGAAGGATTTGGTTTCGTGGAGCTCTATGATTTCGGGTTATTCGAAGATGAGGCATGCTGGTGAGGCTGTGGGTTTGTTTAGAGAGATGATGGAAGCTGGGTTTCAGCCCAATGAGATGGCTTTAGTTAGTGTCTTGGGGGCGTGTGGAGAGCTGGGGGATTTGAAACTTGGTACTTGGGTGGAGGAGTTTGTCGTTGAGAATAAGATGGTGTTGAATTCTTTTATGGGCTCTGCATTGATTCATATGTATGGGAAGTGTGGTGATTTAGTATCAGCAAGGAGGATTTTTGACTCtatgaagaagaaagataaaGTTACTTGGAATGCCATGATTACAGG ATATGCGCAGAATGGGATGTCAGATGAAGCTATTAAATTGTTTCAAGACATGAGAATGAGCAGTACAGCTCCAGATCAAATCACATTGATAGGAATACTTTCTGCCTGTGCCTCAATTGGAGCCCTTGACTTGGGGAAACAAGTAGAGATTTATGCCTCAGAAAGAGGCTTGCGAGATGATATTTATGTTGCTACTGCATTAGTTGACATGTACGCGAAATGTGGAAGCTTGGATAATGCCTTTAGAGTTTTTTATGGCATGCCTaggaaaaatgaagtctcttggaATGCTATGATATCTGCTCTTGCTTTCCATGGCCAAGCTCAGGAAGCCTTGGCATTGTTCAAATCCATGATTAATGAGGGTGGAGCTGCTTCCCCCAATGACATCACATTTGTAGGAGTACTTTCTGCTTGTGTGCACGCAGGATTAGTTGACGAAGGACGTCGGTTGTTTCATATGATGAGCTCGTCATTTGGATTGGTGCCGAAAATTGAACATTACTCTTGTATGGTCGACCTTTTGTCACGAGCAGGACATCTGGAAGAAGCTTGGGACTTCGTCAAAAAGATGCCCGAAAAACCAGATGAAGTCATTCTCGGAGCACTACTTGGTGCTTGTCAAAAACGCAAGAACATCGACATTAGTGAGCGTGTAATGAAGCTACTCCTCGAGTTGGAACCTTCAAATTCTGGAAATTACGTAATCTCGTCGAGATTGTATGCAAATTTGAGAAGATGGGATGACTCAGCCAGGATGAGAATGTTGATGAAGCAAAAGGGTGTTTCTAAGACTCCTGGTTGCAGCTGGATTGATATCAATTCACAACTTCATGAGTTTCATGCTGGTGATGTTTTGCACCAAGAGTGGATTGAAATCCGTCAAATCCTAGACTTGTTGATTGATGACTTGAGGAGGGAAGGTTATATTCCTAATATCAGTCTTCTTTAG